A single window of Microbaculum marinisediminis DNA harbors:
- a CDS encoding ABC transporter ATP-binding protein, translated as MLTFDSVAIRFGGIVALDGISFDIAPGEILGLIGPNGAGKTTLFNCVSRLYTPDEGDIRFQGESLLALSAHRIARLGITRTFQNLALFRTMSVRDNVLVGTHPRTGGNFLSDAIGLNRTPAHGDAEIDDLLHDMGLTDVADRVVSDLPTGTQKRVELARALAGRPRLLLLDEPAGGLTHSEVDELGELIRRIRDQRGVTVLLVEHHMGLVMAISDTVVALDFGRKIAEGSPAEVQNDPEVIRAYLGSSHR; from the coding sequence TTGTTGACCTTCGACTCCGTCGCGATCCGCTTCGGCGGCATCGTCGCGCTCGACGGGATTTCCTTCGATATAGCGCCGGGCGAGATCCTCGGCCTGATCGGTCCCAACGGGGCCGGCAAGACGACGTTGTTCAACTGCGTCAGCCGCCTGTACACCCCCGACGAAGGCGACATCCGTTTCCAGGGCGAAAGTCTGTTGGCGCTCTCGGCCCATCGGATCGCCCGGCTCGGCATCACCCGCACCTTCCAGAACCTCGCGCTGTTTCGAACCATGTCGGTTCGCGACAACGTGTTGGTCGGCACGCATCCGCGCACCGGCGGCAACTTCCTGAGCGATGCGATCGGACTGAACCGTACACCCGCGCACGGCGACGCCGAAATCGACGACCTGCTGCACGACATGGGTCTGACGGACGTCGCCGATCGCGTGGTCTCGGACCTGCCGACCGGCACCCAGAAGCGCGTCGAGCTCGCCCGCGCGCTGGCCGGCCGCCCGAGACTCCTGCTGCTGGACGAGCCCGCCGGCGGCCTGACGCACAGCGAAGTCGACGAGCTGGGTGAACTGATCCGCCGCATCCGCGACCAGCGCGGTGTCACCGTGCTGCTGGTCGAGCATCACATGGGCCTCGTCATGGCGATTTCCGATACCGTCGTCGCCCTCGACTTCGGCCGCAAGATCGCGGAGGGCTCGCCGGCCGAGGTCCAGAACGATCCGGAAGTGATCCGCGCCTACCTGGGGAGCAGCCACCGATGA
- a CDS encoding IclR family transcriptional regulator, with the protein MTGPGSTRNAGPIDEPGPVAPEHDRKFVVALARGLEVMRVFRARDGLLGNAEIAERTGLPKPTVSRLTYTLTRLGYLVHVPRFNKYQLAPAAMALGYTALAHIGIRHIARPYMQGLADYAAASVALGARDRLAVIYVQHCLSSSIQQARLDVGSRIPIATTAIGRALISVMSDEEREALFERLAERAGDEWPGMRDGLDRAMADIRKHGFTWSVGEWIEDVNGVAAPIVMPDGSGVYAFNCGAPSYSLSRDRLVNDIGPRLLEMVRTVESILSGRADGFDDEENYRTPVFQGGTRAQSSTGGRSARRRRS; encoded by the coding sequence GTGACAGGGCCGGGCAGCACCAGGAATGCGGGACCGATCGACGAGCCCGGACCCGTCGCGCCGGAACACGACCGCAAGTTTGTCGTCGCGCTGGCGCGCGGCCTGGAAGTGATGCGGGTTTTCCGTGCGCGTGACGGCCTGCTCGGCAATGCCGAGATCGCCGAGCGTACGGGTTTGCCCAAGCCGACCGTCTCCCGGCTGACCTATACGCTGACCAGGCTCGGCTACCTCGTCCACGTTCCCCGCTTCAACAAGTACCAGCTCGCGCCCGCCGCGATGGCGCTCGGCTACACCGCGCTTGCGCACATCGGCATCCGCCACATCGCCCGCCCTTACATGCAGGGCCTGGCCGACTACGCCGCGGCCTCGGTCGCGCTCGGCGCGCGTGACCGGCTTGCCGTCATTTACGTCCAGCACTGCCTGTCGAGCTCGATCCAGCAGGCCCGCCTCGACGTCGGCTCGCGCATTCCGATCGCCACAACCGCCATAGGCCGCGCACTGATTTCCGTGATGTCGGACGAGGAACGCGAGGCATTGTTCGAACGGCTCGCCGAGCGGGCCGGTGACGAGTGGCCGGGAATGCGCGACGGTCTCGACCGGGCCATGGCGGATATCCGCAAGCATGGTTTTACCTGGTCGGTGGGCGAATGGATCGAGGACGTCAACGGCGTCGCCGCACCGATCGTCATGCCGGACGGCTCGGGTGTTTATGCGTTCAATTGCGGAGCGCCTTCCTATAGCCTGTCGCGCGACAGGCTGGTGAACGACATCGGACCGCGCCTTCTGGAGATGGTGCGGACGGTGGAATCGATCTTGAGCGGCCGCGCAGACGGCTTCGACGATGAAGAAAACTATCGAACACCCGTCTTCCAGGGAGGAACGCGTGCCCAATCCAGCACCGGAGGCCGTAGCGCGCGCCGTCGGCGCAGCTGA
- a CDS encoding 3-hydroxyacyl-CoA dehydrogenase NAD-binding domain-containing protein: protein MSDVVSVTRDGDVAVVTIDNPPVNALSHAVRKGVFDAMAALREDSEVKAIVLACAGRTFSAGADITEFGKPPQPPALIEMINAIEAMPKPVVAALHGTVLGGGFEVALGCHHRIAAPGTRVGLPEVKLGILPGAGGTQRLPRLIGAIEALKIIVSGDPVPAEEALKFGAIDEIATGDLTQAAVALAKKVGAEGKEPARVSDRDDKLADVKADPTAFNEAAGKLTARARGLEAPHACVEAVKWSFELPIEEGLKREREAFMKLVAGDQSKAQRHLFFAERQAAKVLDMPKGTKPRAVDKVAVIGAGTMGGGISMNFANAGIPVTIVETSQEALDRGFGTIEKNYNISVSRGRMTEADVRQRMSLLTGSTDMNDVADADLIIEAVFEEMDIKKQIFSKLDEIAKPTAVLATNTSYLDVNAIANMTKRPSSVLGTHFFSPANVMKLLEIVRGAETAPDVLATVIDVGRKIKKVPVVVGVCFGFVGNRMLRARSLETERLLLEGATPQQVDKAITGFGFPMGPFAMGDLAGLDIGWRIRKQMGATADGGRADIADALCEMGRFGQKTGRGFYIYEKGARAGIPDPEVEALIVETAAKQGIERREIGDEEIVERLIYPMISEGAKILEEGVAQRPGDIDVVWVNGYGFPVWRGGPMFYADQVGLKHVRNRLAHYAEVSGNAALKPAPLLDRLADEGSTFAAYGREKERTA from the coding sequence ATGAGCGACGTCGTAAGCGTAACCAGGGACGGCGACGTCGCCGTCGTGACCATCGACAATCCCCCGGTCAACGCCTTGAGCCACGCAGTGCGCAAGGGCGTTTTCGACGCGATGGCCGCGTTGCGCGAAGATTCCGAAGTCAAGGCGATCGTGCTGGCATGTGCGGGCCGGACTTTCTCCGCCGGCGCCGACATCACCGAATTCGGCAAGCCGCCGCAGCCGCCGGCCCTCATCGAGATGATCAATGCCATCGAGGCGATGCCGAAGCCGGTCGTCGCCGCGCTGCACGGCACGGTGCTCGGCGGCGGCTTCGAGGTCGCGCTCGGCTGTCATCATCGCATTGCGGCGCCCGGCACGCGGGTCGGTCTTCCCGAGGTGAAGCTGGGCATCCTTCCCGGTGCCGGCGGCACGCAGCGCCTGCCGCGCCTCATCGGCGCGATCGAGGCCCTGAAGATCATCGTCAGTGGCGATCCGGTTCCCGCCGAAGAAGCCCTGAAGTTCGGCGCGATCGACGAGATCGCCACCGGAGACCTGACGCAGGCGGCTGTCGCGCTGGCGAAGAAAGTTGGTGCCGAGGGCAAGGAACCGGCGCGTGTCAGTGACCGCGACGACAAGCTGGCCGACGTCAAGGCCGATCCGACGGCGTTCAACGAGGCCGCCGGCAAGTTGACCGCACGGGCGCGCGGGCTCGAGGCGCCGCATGCCTGCGTCGAGGCGGTCAAGTGGTCGTTCGAGCTGCCGATAGAGGAAGGTCTGAAGCGCGAGCGCGAGGCGTTCATGAAGCTCGTCGCCGGCGATCAGTCGAAGGCGCAGCGCCACCTGTTCTTCGCCGAGCGCCAGGCCGCCAAGGTGCTCGACATGCCGAAGGGCACGAAACCGCGCGCGGTCGACAAGGTCGCCGTCATCGGTGCCGGAACCATGGGCGGCGGCATTTCGATGAACTTCGCCAATGCGGGCATCCCGGTGACCATCGTCGAGACCTCCCAGGAAGCGCTGGATCGCGGCTTCGGCACGATCGAGAAGAACTACAACATCTCGGTGTCGCGCGGACGGATGACCGAGGCCGACGTCAGGCAGCGCATGAGCCTGCTGACCGGCAGCACCGATATGAACGACGTCGCGGACGCCGACCTCATCATCGAGGCGGTGTTCGAGGAGATGGATATCAAGAAGCAGATCTTCTCGAAGCTCGACGAGATCGCGAAGCCGACGGCGGTTCTGGCCACCAATACGTCCTATCTCGACGTCAACGCGATCGCCAACATGACGAAGCGCCCGAGCTCCGTGCTCGGCACGCATTTCTTCAGCCCGGCGAACGTGATGAAGCTGCTGGAGATCGTGCGCGGCGCGGAGACGGCGCCGGACGTACTGGCGACGGTGATCGATGTCGGTCGCAAGATCAAGAAGGTGCCGGTCGTCGTCGGCGTCTGCTTCGGCTTCGTCGGCAACCGCATGCTGCGCGCCCGCTCGCTCGAAACCGAGCGCCTGCTGCTCGAGGGCGCGACGCCGCAACAGGTCGACAAGGCGATCACCGGCTTCGGCTTTCCGATGGGGCCGTTCGCCATGGGCGACCTCGCCGGCCTCGATATCGGCTGGCGCATCCGCAAGCAGATGGGCGCGACGGCCGATGGCGGTCGGGCGGACATCGCCGATGCCCTGTGCGAGATGGGCCGCTTCGGCCAGAAGACCGGCCGCGGCTTCTATATCTACGAGAAGGGCGCCCGCGCCGGCATTCCCGACCCTGAAGTCGAGGCGCTGATCGTGGAGACTGCGGCCAAGCAGGGGATCGAACGTCGCGAGATTGGCGACGAGGAAATCGTCGAGCGGCTGATCTACCCGATGATCAGCGAGGGGGCGAAGATCCTCGAGGAGGGCGTCGCCCAGCGGCCGGGCGATATAGACGTCGTCTGGGTCAACGGATACGGTTTCCCGGTCTGGCGCGGCGGGCCGATGTTCTACGCCGATCAGGTCGGGCTGAAGCATGTCCGCAACCGGCTCGCCCATTACGCCGAAGTTTCCGGCAACGCGGCCCTGAAGCCGGCGCCGTTGCTCGACCGGCTTGCCGATGAAGGATCGACCTTCGCAGCCTACGGCAGGGAGAAAGAACGGACGGCATGA
- the pimA gene encoding dicarboxylate--CoA ligase PimA, with protein sequence MTKRPFAWERSYPPGVSWDAPIHTSTIPDLFDTAAADFGPRRAIEYRGVDVTYDALSKWVDNAAAGFLRAGVGRDTTIAIYLPNSPFHPVAFFGGLKAGARLVMLSPLDAERELAHKLQDSGARILVTTDIGTMLPMAIKLLEADHLDRIVVGEDAAWGAPPIPVYPIPSDPRIARWSDYVGGAQPPEAWPKIAPSDIAVLQYTGGTTGLPKGAILSHANLTAATSIYETWFNGQNLSVPGGDRVICVLPLFHIYALTTILLRQIKAGNEILLRLRFDVDTTLRDMEELHATVFLGVPTMWIALVNSPGIEDRDLSSLRYCGSGGAPLPVDVARRFANLTGHKLLGGWGMTETSPAGTNLPATGPAKPGSIGLPMPGIELNIVALDDPAHILEPGDVGEIRIKGPNVTRGYWNRPEETEAAFVDGYFLTGDIGSMDEDGYFYIVDRKKDMILSGGFNVYPQMVEQAIYEHPSVAEVMVIGVPDDYRGEAAKAFVALREGAEDLDLDALRQFLADKVGKHEMPQYLEIREALPRSPVGKLLKTALRDEERRKVASGPNSN encoded by the coding sequence ATGACGAAGCGTCCCTTCGCCTGGGAGAGATCCTACCCGCCAGGCGTTTCCTGGGACGCTCCGATTCATACCTCCACCATCCCCGATCTGTTCGACACGGCCGCCGCGGATTTCGGTCCGCGGCGGGCGATCGAGTACCGCGGCGTCGACGTCACCTATGACGCGCTGTCCAAGTGGGTCGACAACGCCGCCGCCGGTTTCCTGCGCGCCGGGGTCGGTCGCGATACCACGATCGCGATCTATCTTCCCAACTCGCCGTTCCATCCGGTCGCGTTCTTCGGCGGCCTCAAGGCGGGGGCGCGGCTGGTCATGCTGAGCCCGCTCGATGCCGAGCGGGAGCTTGCCCACAAACTTCAGGACAGTGGCGCCCGCATCCTCGTGACGACCGATATCGGGACCATGCTCCCGATGGCGATCAAGCTGCTCGAGGCCGACCATCTGGACCGGATCGTCGTTGGCGAGGATGCTGCGTGGGGCGCGCCGCCGATACCCGTCTACCCGATTCCATCAGACCCGAGGATCGCCCGGTGGTCGGATTATGTGGGCGGAGCGCAACCGCCGGAGGCCTGGCCGAAAATCGCGCCTTCCGATATCGCGGTCCTGCAATATACCGGCGGCACGACGGGCCTGCCCAAGGGCGCCATTCTCTCGCACGCGAACCTGACTGCCGCGACGTCGATCTACGAGACGTGGTTCAACGGTCAGAACCTGTCGGTCCCGGGCGGGGACCGTGTGATCTGCGTCCTGCCGCTGTTTCATATCTATGCGCTGACCACGATACTCCTGCGCCAGATCAAGGCCGGGAACGAAATCCTGCTGCGGCTGAGGTTCGACGTCGATACGACGCTGCGCGACATGGAAGAGTTGCATGCCACGGTGTTTCTCGGCGTGCCGACCATGTGGATTGCGCTGGTCAACTCGCCGGGTATCGAAGATCGCGATCTGTCGTCCCTGCGCTATTGCGGTTCCGGCGGGGCCCCGCTTCCGGTGGACGTCGCACGGCGCTTCGCCAATCTGACCGGCCACAAGCTGCTCGGCGGCTGGGGCATGACGGAAACCTCGCCCGCCGGTACGAACCTGCCGGCGACTGGACCCGCCAAGCCGGGGTCCATCGGGTTGCCGATGCCGGGTATCGAATTGAACATCGTTGCCCTGGACGATCCCGCGCACATACTCGAGCCGGGCGATGTCGGCGAGATCCGGATCAAGGGGCCGAACGTCACGCGGGGCTACTGGAACCGGCCCGAGGAGACGGAAGCCGCCTTCGTCGACGGCTATTTCCTGACGGGCGACATCGGCTCGATGGACGAGGACGGGTATTTTTACATCGTCGACCGCAAGAAGGACATGATCCTCTCGGGCGGGTTCAACGTCTATCCTCAGATGGTCGAGCAGGCGATCTACGAGCATCCTTCGGTCGCCGAAGTGATGGTCATCGGTGTGCCCGACGACTACCGCGGCGAGGCGGCGAAGGCGTTCGTGGCACTGCGCGAAGGCGCCGAAGACCTGGATCTCGATGCGCTGCGGCAGTTCCTCGCCGACAAGGTCGGCAAGCACGAGATGCCGCAATATCTGGAGATCCGCGAAGCCCTGCCGCGCAGCCCCGTCGGCAAGCTGTTGAAGACGGCGTTGCGCGACGAAGAGCGGCGCAAGGTCGCCTCCGGACCGAATAGCAACTGA